The nucleotide sequence CGGGCAGCGGCGCGGGGCCGGGCGCGGCGGGCCGGGGTCATGGGATCACCGGGCGGGGCCGGTGGAGTTGCCGACCACGAGGGGGGCGGGGAGGACGAGGTCGCTGAAACCCTCGGCGGGGGTGCCCTCGCCGGCGACGAGGCGGGCGGCGGCCTCGCCGAGCTTGTCGGGGCTCGTGCCTGCGCCGGTGATGCGCAGCGCCCCTTCCACGCTCAGGCGGGAGACGTCGGCCGAGGCCAGGCTGATGTCGCCGGGCACGCGCCAGCCCGCGCGCTGCAGGGTGAGGGCGGCGCCGTAGGCCATCTGGGAGTTGTAGGTGACGAAGGCGGTGGGGAAGTCCTTGCGCTTGGCGTGGCGCAGCAGGGTGTGGATGGCTTCGGCGCCCTCGGCGCGGTCCGCCTGGTTGACAATGACGGTGTAGCGCGGATCCAGGGCCAGGCCGAGCGGTTGCAGGGCGGCGGTGAAAGCGGCGAGGCGGGCGTTGTGCCGGCCGAGGCCCGCGTTGCCGCCGAGCCAGCCGAAGCGCTGATGGCCCAGGTTGAAGAGGTGGCGGACCAGCTCGGTGAGGGCGCCGGGCTCGTTGCCAAGCACGGAGTGGCAAAGCCCGTGGTAGCGGGCGGACACGGCGACGACGCGCCGGGTGTGCCGGCACAACTCACCCAGAAAGGGCCGGGCTACTTCACCCAGCACGACGACGCCGCCCAGGCGGTTGCTGGGATGGAAACACTGGCCGAGCTTGGCCGGGCTGAGTTCGTCCTCGGCCCCGAGATAGACCAGGCGCTGGCCGAGCCGCTCGAGTTCCTGGTGCAGGCCATGCTGGACGTGGCCAAAGTAGGTGCTGGGAATGTAGAGGCGCAGCGGGGCGCGCAGGATGTAGCCGATCTGCCCGAGGCGCGAGGCCTCCGGGGTGGAGTCGACGCGCATGCCCTTGGGCAGGTAGCCCTGGCTGATGGCGCGATCCCAGATGCGCTGGTAGGTGTCGGGGTTGATGCCCGCGCTGCGTCCGTTGAGGGCGAGGGAAACGAGGGCCTGGGAGACGCCGAGCTCCTTGGCGAGGAGGGTTTGGGAGATTTTTTTCTTCGGCCGCACGCTCCAGCTCTTGATAAGTATGACCGGAGGTTCAACGCCTTATTGGCCAGGAGGGCGCGGGAATCTGGAGCCACGGCGACCCCGCCATGGTTTGGACGAAGACCGCAGCGAGGTTGCCGCGGCTCCAGAATTTCCGAGGCAAACCTGCGCGGAGCGCAGGTTCCACCCTCAAACCAGCTGACTGAGCTTGGTCGCCTCGGGGCGGAGGGAGACCAGGTCAGTGAGATTCACCGGCTGGTTGCGCCGGATCGACTCGAGGCCGGCGATGCCGACGAGGATGGAGGCGGCGCCCTGTTCGTGACCGGCGAAGCGGCCCCAGGCGTCGGCGTCAGTGGCACCCGGGGCGTAGAAGGAGCGGTTGAGAATTTCGTCGGCCCCGCCATGGGCCGCCTTGATGACGGGCATCGGCACGGTGTAGCCGGTCTGGAAGTGCGGATAGACCTTGATCCACTCGCCCTCCGCCTCCTGGCCGGGGCGGTCGTCCTCCAGCTTGAAATCCTTCGGGCGGACGGCGCGGTTCATGTGCGAGCCGATGAACTCGTGGTATTCGATGCGACCGCGGTCGCCGTTAAAGCACACGCGCATGCCCTCACGGGGCGAGTAGCACACGAGCGAGTAGGTGAGCAGCTCGCCGGTGCGGTAGCGGACGTTGAGCGACATCTGGTCGGGGATGTCGATACCCTCGCGAAACACATTTTGGTCGCGGATATAGCCGGAGTCGGCCTCGCCGGCGCGGTAGATCCGCCGGAAGGACTCGCTCTCGTCCAGGTCGAGACGGAACGGATCGTCCTTGGCCTCGGGGTGGCCGGTGTAGCGCGGGTAGGCCGTGAGCGCGCCGTCGCCGCGGGCCACGGCGTTTTTCTTCCCGTAGAAGACTAGGTCCCCGTAGGCGAAGACCTGGGCCGGGATGGCGTCGAGCCACCAGTTGACGAGGTCGAAGTGGTGCGTGCTCTTGTGCACGAGGAGCGTGCCGGACTCGGCGGCGTGCGAGTGCCAGCGGCGGAAGTAGTCGGCGCCGTGGTTGGTATCGAGGAGGTACTCGAGGTTGACGGAGCGGACCTTTCCGATGACGCCGCTGGCGATGAGTTCCTTCACCTTCGTGCGGAAGGGGGCCCAGCGGTAGTTGAAGGCCACCCGCACGCGCCGGCCGCTGGCGCGCTGGGCCTCCAGGATGGCGTGGCACTTCGCCGCGTCGATCGTCAGGGGCTTCTCGGTGATGACATCGCAGCCGGCGCGCAGGGCGCGGATGATGTAGTCATGATGGGTGTCGTCCTTGGAGCAGACGAAGACGGTGTCGGGCTTCGTCTCGCGCAGCATGGCGTCAAATTGCGCGGCCGGGTAGGCGGGCACGGCGTGGTAGGCCCAGTCGCCGGCGAGCAGCCCGTTGTAGTAGGCCATGCGCGCCGGGCTGAGGTCGCAGATCGCAACCAGCTCGTTGGTGTCACGGTAAGTCGTGACGAGGGGCTCGATGAAGCTGATGGCGCGGCCGCCGGTGCCGACGAAGGCGAAACGTTTCTTGGTCATGGCAGGGAGAGGGGCTGAAGCGGCGTGAGGGTGACAGGCCCGAGCAGGCCCGAGGGGGTGTCCGGCCAGGCGGAGGCGTTGAAGGGCTTGTAGTCTATATCCACGAAATTGATCTCGTGCATGATTTTCCAGTCCACCTTGCGGCGGTCCAGGTCGCGGATGCGGTTGGCGGCGAGGTTGGTGACGTCGAGCTCGAGCACGTTGCGCCCGGGCCGGAGGTGCGGGCCGACGCGCAAGCGGAAGGGCAGGCTCCAAGCGGTGGCGACCTCGGTGCCGTTAAGGCGCACCCGGGCGCTCTCACGCACGTCGCCGAGGTCGAGCAGCCAGTCGGCCGCGGGGGTGGCCGGCAGGTCGAATTCCAGCCGGTAGCGCGCGGTGCCGCCGAAAGCCTGCGCGGCTTCCCCGAGTTCCGTCCAGGGTTTCAGTTCCGGGAGGCGGGCGGATCGGGGCAGCGTCGGTCCCCCGGTCAGGAAGGTGAGTTGCCATACCCCCGGCAGCGGCACGGCGGGACCGGTGGGAGCGGTCCAGGTCCAGGCGGGTGCGGGCGAATCCGGGGCGGACTCGAAAGTGCGCAGCAGGAGGGATGCCCCCGGGGCGAGTTGGAGGTATACTTCGGGGCTGAGGCCCGGGCGCAGCGGGGCCGCCCCGGTCTGGCCGGTGAGCGGGTCGGTGAGAGTGGCGGCTCGCGCGGGCGTGCCGAGGCGGAGCCAGCCGTCGAAGGCCCGGGCGGTGAGGTTGACGAAAAAATAGTCCCGGCCTCCGGCGCGGGCCCGGCGGATGAATTCAAGCCCGGCTTCGACGGCGGGTTCCCGCGGGATCAGGTGGGCCGCCAGCGTGGTGAACAGGGCCGAGGGTTGCTGCCATTCGGGCGCGGCCAGCAGTTCGCGGAATTGCGCGCGACGCTCCGCCAGCCGGCCGAGGCCGGGCACGTCGACGGGGGCGCCGTCGGGCAGGATGATCGTCGCACCCGCGAGCCGGAGAGCGCGGAGGTGGGCGAGGGTCTCGACCGGCATATGGTGGGTCAGCGGCACGACCAAGGCCCGGTAGCGGCCGCCGCCCGGGGTTACGATGGCGCCGTCTTCGGCGCGGGAAGCCAGGAGCTGGGCGTCGGAGAGATAGTCGACGGCGTAGCCGGCCTGGATCAGCTCGGTGGCGCGTTGTTCGAAGGCGGAGCTGTTGAGCCAGCTGCGGTCGTGCACCCCGTATTGCTTCATCAGGCCGTCGGGCGCGTGCAGCACGTCGTGGAAGGGCCAGTAGAGCAGCACGTCGTTGTCGGGGCGCCCGGACTGGAGAACGGTCTGCACGCGGGTGACGTAGGCGTTGAGCGCGGCGAAGTCCTGCCACCAGGTGTTCTGGGGGTTAAACTGCGTGGAGGCATAAAACAGCCAGCCCGGCCAGACGGCGTCCGGCGGCGAGTAGGCGGTACCATGGTAGAAGACATGGTTGATGCCGCTGGTGAAGAGCCGGTCGATCTCCGGCTTGGCGAAAGCGAGGGCCACCTGCCAGTGCTCGCGCAACCAAGTGCAGGTTTCGCTGGAGGCGAGCGGCCGGCCCATCACATGCGCGGCGGACGAGGCCATGCGCAGCACGAGCGGGTCGGGCAGGTCGCGGGTGGAGGTCCAGGTTTGTCGGAGCCCGGGAATAGGGAAGGGCGTTGAGCCGAAGGTCTCGGTCTCGGGGATGTCCACGGCGCCGTAGAGGTCGAGCAGGTTGGCCGGGGCCCCGTGGGACTGGTTGCGCACGAGGAAGCCGTGGTCGTGTGACCAACGAATCCAGGTCTGCAGGTATTCGAGATGGAGTTGGCCGAGCGTCGCCCGGTAGTCGGCCTTGAGGCGGGGCAGGGGCGCAGCGAGGTCGCGGCGGAGTTCGGCCAACTCCTCCGCGGTCAGCTTGCGGGGATCCATCAGCCCCGCGGCGTGGTCCTGCAGGTCGTAGCCGTGCAAGGCTTGGAACGCCGCCGGCAGCTCCGGCGTCCAGCCGGACTCATAATATTCGAACGAGTCGTGAAACTGTCCGCGCACGAGGCCCGCGGGAAAAGTGGTGAACGCCGCCGTGAACGGCGCGAGGTAGCGCCCGAGCGCGGCGGGGGAGTAGGGATCGACGACCAGGCCCTCGGCGCCGGGTGCGGCGCGCTTGACCTTCATCTTCGTGGGCGTGCCGGCGAGACGGCCGTCCTGCAGGATCAGTTTTTGCGCGCCGTCCGCCGGGGCGACCCAGGGCCCGCCGAAGGGCCAGCCGGTGCCGGTGGCCATGTCCACGCCCAGACCGAGGCGCTGGGCCTCGCGGCCGGTGTGGGCGAGCAGCTCCATCCAGCGGGGGGAGAGATACGCCACCTGGCGGGACTCCGCGCCGCGCACGCCATAGATGGGCGTGATCTCGACACCGCCCAGGCCCGCGGCAGCGAATTGCTCCAGCTGGCGGGTGAGTCCGGCCTCGTCCACGGCGCTGCCGGGCCACCACCACCGGGTCCAGGGCTTGGTGGTGTCGACCACCGGGCCGGCGACGAGACCGATGGGAGCGAGCAGGCCGAGGCCAAGGAACAGGACAAGCGCGGGGTGGAGTCTCATGCGATGGGGTCACGCGGTTTTATGCCCGGTCCGGCCACAGATCAAGCGACCGGGCATGCAATCTGCTCGGACTGTCAAGACCGCGCAGGCAATGACGCCCGGGGTGGCTGGACTAGTTTGCCCGACTCAGCCCCGCACCTACCCCGCGCGGGAGTGGCCGCCGCCCCTCGGGGCCTATCCGGTTGCTTCCGCCGACCCCCTCCGCTTCTTTTTCCGTTTCATGTCCGCCCTCTCCTCACCCGCCCGGATCGCCATCATCGGTGTGTCCGGCTATGGCCGCATCCACCTGCAGCTGGCGCGGGAATCCCGGGATCGCGGGGAGATCCGGATCACCGCCGCCGCCATCATCAACCGGGAGGAGGAGGCCGCGACGGTGGCGGAACTGCGGGCTCAGGGCACCGAGGTGTTCACGGACTACGCCGAGATGTTCCGCCAGCACGCCGGCCGGATCGACCTCTGCCTGATCCCGACTGGCATCCACTGGCACGCGCGCATGACCATCGCGGCGCTGGAGGCCGGGGCCAACGTGCTGGTGGAGAAACCGCTGGCCGGCTCGGTGGCCGAGGTGGCCGAGATCCGCCGGGTGGAGCAGCGCACCGGCCGGTTCGTGGCGGTGGGCTTCCAGGATTTCTACGAGCCGGGCACCATCTGGCTGAAGCAGGAGCTGCAGCGCGGGGTCATCGGCGACATTTGGTCGGTGCGGTTTCTCGGCGTCTGGCCCCGGCCGCGGGCCTATTTCACGCGCAACAACTGGGCGGGTCGCCTGCAGGTGGACGGGGTGGCGGTGATGGACTCGCCGCTGAACAACGCCTTCGCGCACTTTGTGATGCTCAGCCTGTTTCTGGTCGGGGCGGAGGATTCCGTCACCACGCCGCGGCTGGAGGGCGTCGAGCTGCTGCGGGCCCACGCCATCGAGAGCTTTGACACCGCGGTCGTCCGTTCGCTCACCGCGCGCGGGGTGAAGCTGTGGTTTGGCGCCAGCCACGCGTGCCGCGAGACGGTCGAGCCCGAGATCGTGATCACGGGCCGTCACGGCCAGGCCTGCTGGCGCTACGAGGCCGAAGCCTGGTGGCGCGCCACCGACGGGGTCACCACGCGGCGCACGCTGCTCGACATCACCGGTGCCCGTCGCGCGATGTTCCAGGCCGCGTTGCGGCGCTTGCAGGATCCCGCGGTCCCGATTTGCACCAGCGAGCTGGCCGGCCGGCACACGGCGCTGATCGAGGCGATCCACGGGCAGGCCCGGGTGGAGGTGGTGCCGGCCGACAAGATCATCTGGGCGGGCACCAACGGCGACACCACGCAGGTGCCCGAGATCCTCGGGCTGGGCGAGGCCCTGCGCCGTTCCTACGTGGCCGAGCAGTCGCTGGCGGCGAGTGGTTTCTCCCTCGGCGCCTGAGTGCCGCCCGGAAAAGGGATATGATTGACTCCGCTCATATGGGCCGGAAGGTTCCGGCTTCCCCGCATGCACCCGGATACGGTCCCACCCCTGTTGAGCCTGGCCGGCATCGAGAAGCGCTATGGCGCGGTGCGGGCACTGCAGGGGGTTGATTTCGAGCTCCGGGCCGGCGAGGTGCACGCCTTGCTCGGTGAGAATGGGGCGGGCAAGTCGACCCTGATCGGCATCATCACCGGGGCGCGGCCGCCGGATGCGGGCACGATGACGCTGGCCGGGCGGGTGGTCGCCGGGCTGGATCCCGCGGCAGCGCGCCTGCTCGGCATTGCGTGCGTCCACCAGCAGCCCGCGCTGTTCGCCGAGCTGACCGTGGCCGAGAACATCGGCCTGCGCCTCGAGGCCGGCGGCGCGTGGCGGCGCGTGGACTGGCGGGCCCGCGCGGCCCGGGCCGCGGAACTGCTGCAGCGCGTCGGGGCGGAGTTTCCCGCCACCCGCACCGTGCGCGAGCTGTCCATGCCCGAGCAGCAGCTGGTGGAGATCGCGGGCGCGCTCGGCGCGGGCGCGCGGATTGTCATCATGGACGAGCCGACCGCCTCGCTCACGCGGCGGGAGCAGGAAAAACTTTACGGGATCGTGCGCGGCCTCCGCACGGCCGGGGTGGGGGTCATCTACATTTCCCACCGCCTGGAGGAGATCCGGGCGCTGGCGGACCGTGTCACGGTGTTGCGGGACGGACAGAGCGTCGGCACGCGGGCCGTGGCCGACGTGACCGAGCCGGAGCTGATCCGGCTGATGGTCGGCCGCGAGGTTGGCCTGACCGAGCGCGCGCCCGGCGCCGCGCCCGGGGCCGTGCGCCTGGCGGTGCAAAAACTCGGTTGTGCTGCCGGCGGGGTGGGCGACATCTCCTTCGAGATCCGCGCGGGGGAGATCCTCGGCTTGGCCGGTCTGGTCGGCGCGGGGCGCACAGAGTTGGCGCGCACGCTATTCGGCCTGACGCCGGCGGACACGGGCTGCATCCGGATCGACGGGCAGGAAAAAAGAATTCGCACCCCCGGCGACGCCATCGCGGCGGGCCTGGCCTACGTGCCGGAGGACCGGCGGCGCCACGGCGTCATTCTCGAGATGCCGATCGCGCAGAACATGACGATGGCCGTGCACCGCCGGCTGTTCCCGGGCGGCTGGCTGCGGTCGGGGCCGGAGCTGGCGCTGGCGGCGGACTATATCCGGGACCTGGGCATCAAGGCCGCCGGGCCGGACGCACCCGGGGCGAGCCTGAGCGGCGGCAACCAGCAGAAGGTGGCGCTGGCGCGCTGGCTGGCGACGCAGCCGCGCGTGCTCATCCTGGATGAGCCGACGCAGGGCGTGGACGTGGGCGCAAAAAGCGAGATCCACCGCATCATCCGCCGGCTCGCCGCCGACGGGCTCGCCGTGCTTCTGATCTCGAGCGACCTGCCGGAGGTGTTGGCGATGAGCGACCGCCTCGGCGTGATGCGCGGCGGCCGCCTGGTGGAGATGCTGCCGGGGGGCACGCCCGCGCCGGTCGTGATGGCCGCGGCGCTCGGGCAGACGGGGAGGGCGGTCGCATGAGGCGGCCCACCCGCGAACTTTCGGTGGCCGGCGTGCTCGCGCTGCTGCTGGTGGCCATGGCGGTCCTGGCCCCGGCGTTCTTCGCGCCGCAGCCGCTGCGGTCGCTGCTGGTGCGCGAGATGCCGGCGCTCGTCGTGGCGTGCGGCATGGCGTTCGTGATCATCGCGCGGGAGATAGACATTTCCGTGGGCGCGCAGTTTTCCGTGTGCAGCGTCGTCGCCGGGCTGCTGGCCGTGCGCGGCTGGCCGCTGCCGCTGGTGCTGGCGGCGGCGATGGGCACGGGCGCCCTCATGGGCCTGGCCAACGGGGCGCTCGTCGCGCTGGCCCGGCTGCCCTCGATTGTGGTGACGCTGGCGACCATGGTGACCCTGCGGCAGGGCCTGAACCTCGCGCGGCAGGGTGAATTCGTGAACCTGCCCGATGGCGTGCAGTGGTTCGGCCTGAGCCAGACCGCCGGTCAGTGGCTGGTGCTCGCCGTGGCGGCGGGCGTCCTGACGGTGCTGGCATGGGCGGCGCGGCACCTGGCGGCCGGGCGTTTTGTCTACGCCGTGGGCAGTGAGGCGGACGCGGCCCGACTGGCCGGCATCGACCCCGCGCGCGTCACGCTCGGGGTCTTTGGCTTCATGGGGGTCCTCACCGGTTTCGCGGCGATGCTGAACCTGGTGCAGTCGCCGCAGATCCAGCCGCTGGTCGGCAGCGGCCTGGAGCTGAAGGTCATCGCCGCCGCGGTGGTGGGCGGGGTCGCGATCTCCGGCGGCCGGGGCAGCCTCTGGGGCGTGCTCGCGGGCCTGCTGCTGCTCGCGACGATTCCGCCGGCGCTCATCCACCTGCACATCGAGGCTTATTGGGAGAAGGCGATCCAGGGTGCGATCATTCTGCTGGCCGCCGCGTC is from Lacunisphaera limnophila and encodes:
- a CDS encoding LacI family DNA-binding transcriptional regulator, giving the protein MRPKKKISQTLLAKELGVSQALVSLALNGRSAGINPDTYQRIWDRAISQGYLPKGMRVDSTPEASRLGQIGYILRAPLRLYIPSTYFGHVQHGLHQELERLGQRLVYLGAEDELSPAKLGQCFHPSNRLGGVVVLGEVARPFLGELCRHTRRVVAVSARYHGLCHSVLGNEPGALTELVRHLFNLGHQRFGWLGGNAGLGRHNARLAAFTAALQPLGLALDPRYTVIVNQADRAEGAEAIHTLLRHAKRKDFPTAFVTYNSQMAYGAALTLQRAGWRVPGDISLASADVSRLSVEGALRITGAGTSPDKLGEAAARLVAGEGTPAEGFSDLVLPAPLVVGNSTGPAR
- a CDS encoding Gfo/Idh/MocA family oxidoreductase — protein: MTKKRFAFVGTGGRAISFIEPLVTTYRDTNELVAICDLSPARMAYYNGLLAGDWAYHAVPAYPAAQFDAMLRETKPDTVFVCSKDDTHHDYIIRALRAGCDVITEKPLTIDAAKCHAILEAQRASGRRVRVAFNYRWAPFRTKVKELIASGVIGKVRSVNLEYLLDTNHGADYFRRWHSHAAESGTLLVHKSTHHFDLVNWWLDAIPAQVFAYGDLVFYGKKNAVARGDGALTAYPRYTGHPEAKDDPFRLDLDESESFRRIYRAGEADSGYIRDQNVFREGIDIPDQMSLNVRYRTGELLTYSLVCYSPREGMRVCFNGDRGRIEYHEFIGSHMNRAVRPKDFKLEDDRPGQEAEGEWIKVYPHFQTGYTVPMPVIKAAHGGADEILNRSFYAPGATDADAWGRFAGHEQGAASILVGIAGLESIRRNQPVNLTDLVSLRPEATKLSQLV
- a CDS encoding glycosyl hydrolase — encoded protein: MRLHPALVLFLGLGLLAPIGLVAGPVVDTTKPWTRWWWPGSAVDEAGLTRQLEQFAAAGLGGVEITPIYGVRGAESRQVAYLSPRWMELLAHTGREAQRLGLGVDMATGTGWPFGGPWVAPADGAQKLILQDGRLAGTPTKMKVKRAAPGAEGLVVDPYSPAALGRYLAPFTAAFTTFPAGLVRGQFHDSFEYYESGWTPELPAAFQALHGYDLQDHAAGLMDPRKLTAEELAELRRDLAAPLPRLKADYRATLGQLHLEYLQTWIRWSHDHGFLVRNQSHGAPANLLDLYGAVDIPETETFGSTPFPIPGLRQTWTSTRDLPDPLVLRMASSAAHVMGRPLASSETCTWLREHWQVALAFAKPEIDRLFTSGINHVFYHGTAYSPPDAVWPGWLFYASTQFNPQNTWWQDFAALNAYVTRVQTVLQSGRPDNDVLLYWPFHDVLHAPDGLMKQYGVHDRSWLNSSAFEQRATELIQAGYAVDYLSDAQLLASRAEDGAIVTPGGGRYRALVVPLTHHMPVETLAHLRALRLAGATIILPDGAPVDVPGLGRLAERRAQFRELLAAPEWQQPSALFTTLAAHLIPREPAVEAGLEFIRRARAGGRDYFFVNLTARAFDGWLRLGTPARAATLTDPLTGQTGAAPLRPGLSPEVYLQLAPGASLLLRTFESAPDSPAPAWTWTAPTGPAVPLPGVWQLTFLTGGPTLPRSARLPELKPWTELGEAAQAFGGTARYRLEFDLPATPAADWLLDLGDVRESARVRLNGTEVATAWSLPFRLRVGPHLRPGRNVLELDVTNLAANRIRDLDRRKVDWKIMHEINFVDIDYKPFNASAWPDTPSGLLGPVTLTPLQPLSLP
- a CDS encoding Gfo/Idh/MocA family protein; amino-acid sequence: MSALSSPARIAIIGVSGYGRIHLQLARESRDRGEIRITAAAIINREEEAATVAELRAQGTEVFTDYAEMFRQHAGRIDLCLIPTGIHWHARMTIAALEAGANVLVEKPLAGSVAEVAEIRRVEQRTGRFVAVGFQDFYEPGTIWLKQELQRGVIGDIWSVRFLGVWPRPRAYFTRNNWAGRLQVDGVAVMDSPLNNAFAHFVMLSLFLVGAEDSVTTPRLEGVELLRAHAIESFDTAVVRSLTARGVKLWFGASHACRETVEPEIVITGRHGQACWRYEAEAWWRATDGVTTRRTLLDITGARRAMFQAALRRLQDPAVPICTSELAGRHTALIEAIHGQARVEVVPADKIIWAGTNGDTTQVPEILGLGEALRRSYVAEQSLAASGFSLGA
- a CDS encoding sugar ABC transporter ATP-binding protein, whose protein sequence is MHPDTVPPLLSLAGIEKRYGAVRALQGVDFELRAGEVHALLGENGAGKSTLIGIITGARPPDAGTMTLAGRVVAGLDPAAARLLGIACVHQQPALFAELTVAENIGLRLEAGGAWRRVDWRARAARAAELLQRVGAEFPATRTVRELSMPEQQLVEIAGALGAGARIVIMDEPTASLTRREQEKLYGIVRGLRTAGVGVIYISHRLEEIRALADRVTVLRDGQSVGTRAVADVTEPELIRLMVGREVGLTERAPGAAPGAVRLAVQKLGCAAGGVGDISFEIRAGEILGLAGLVGAGRTELARTLFGLTPADTGCIRIDGQEKRIRTPGDAIAAGLAYVPEDRRRHGVILEMPIAQNMTMAVHRRLFPGGWLRSGPELALAADYIRDLGIKAAGPDAPGASLSGGNQQKVALARWLATQPRVLILDEPTQGVDVGAKSEIHRIIRRLAADGLAVLLISSDLPEVLAMSDRLGVMRGGRLVEMLPGGTPAPVVMAAALGQTGRAVA
- a CDS encoding ABC transporter permease, giving the protein MLALLLVAMAVLAPAFFAPQPLRSLLVREMPALVVACGMAFVIIAREIDISVGAQFSVCSVVAGLLAVRGWPLPLVLAAAMGTGALMGLANGALVALARLPSIVVTLATMVTLRQGLNLARQGEFVNLPDGVQWFGLSQTAGQWLVLAVAAGVLTVLAWAARHLAAGRFVYAVGSEADAARLAGIDPARVTLGVFGFMGVLTGFAAMLNLVQSPQIQPLVGSGLELKVIAAAVVGGVAISGGRGSLWGVLAGLLLLATIPPALIHLHIEAYWEKAIQGAIILLAAASDGLGRKGGRA